The following nucleotide sequence is from Saccharomycodes ludwigii strain NBRC 1722 chromosome VII, whole genome shotgun sequence.
ATAGTAAATCACTAAATCCACCTTCATGGGGCACTTCTTGAGCTCTACTTAATACTCTAATTTGATCTAACATTCTGATTTCTGGCGACAACCCCCCATGGACACACAATATCTTGCCATCAATGATAGCAGCCAAGGTTAAAAAATCGAAAACCTGACAACAATACTTCCAAACTGTGGTGGAACcgtatttatttaaacatTCTTCATAAAACCCATAAACTTGAGTAATTTGTCTTGATTCATGATTACCTCTAACTAAAGTCATTCTGTTCGGATACTTCACTTTTAGACACATTAGCAAAGTAAAAGTTTCCAATGAATAATAACCTCTATCGACGTAATCACctaaaaaaacataatttatattttcattaggGAACCCTCCGCTTGTTCTAAATAGTTCTAGTAAGTCATGGAATTGTCCATGTATATCACCACAAACTGTTACTGGCGTTTTAACTGGTTGAATATTTGATTCTTCCATTAGTAATTCTTTACACAATTCACACAGCTGTTTCATTTCATGTTCTGTTAATGGttgacatttttttatcttttctaGCCATTCATCTGGCCCGGTCATTATTTATGGTGATGACTGTTAAGTAAATTaatgtgtttttttttatttcttcttcttcttcttcttcttctcctttttagaaaaaaccAAAGTTAAATAGAAATGGTTcaaactatatatatatatatatagatatatatagcTATTCTGTTAGTATTAGTGTTATTCTTAAGATATACAACTTAGCAAACTTGAAAAAGTATTAGTTAAAGTGACAATGATAGTGGCactaaattaaaaaaaagaaaataccTTCAACACGAaagcaaaaattaaacacagcaacagcaataaaaaaaaaataaaaaaaaagtatgaaaaaaattcgCAGATTcattaaagaaattttttcaaattaaaaaaaaatttttttgttctttttttttttttttttttttttttttgtttcaatttttttttttttactttcgCGCCccctacaaaaaaaattaatatataaaaaggaatTCCATAcgaatataataattaaacaaCCAATTAATCAACAAGTGTCAATTGCTCAAACAAAAGTCTAttcttatatattatatcaCAAGATCACACCTGAAAAATTAGTCTTTTCTATGCTAAATGGAAATAGTAATGACTACAAATCACTTTCCAATTTTATACCTTATCATGTCATAAAAGAAGTgatgttaataatttacTGACAGAGTATTATCTTGTTTCCTCCATATATAcatgtttttaaataccAATTCGcttaattaaaacaaaacaatgATGGAATCTCAAATACTTTAAATCCTTCCATATGCTTTGCTATACTTTTGTTGATTAAATCTCTATGAGCTCAgtgtttttgttattaactAATTCTTAGTACACGGTTTCATTCAATGTATATCATCTCATTCTTGTGTTATCCCGgcacttttttttggatttattCGAGTTATGTTTCCTAGAACATTATATGAAGGTGTTTTTGAAAGGTTTACTTGGCTTTACAACAAAACATCgttgtaataaaataactCACAATtacttataataattagcGACCCAATAGGTAAATAACTTCTCTATtctatttaattttttattacaaataCACATTAGGAAAATTATCTAAGAGTAGAAAATGCCCAGCAGTAATATCTCAAAAAACCTTCTTCCTTTTATactcttttaaaatttacgcttttaattttcattCCACAGGAATTATGACTACTCatacaaatataataataataataatatgttATTCATGTTTTGATTACATGGGTAATAGTTATGatatatgtttatataCCTAATACATTATTGAGCTGATTGTTATGTACTCCTAGTACGCGTTGTGAtgccaaattttttttttttttttttttttttttttttttacttatgTAAATTCTAGATATCAACTACaaacttatatatatttcacGACAGATTATTAACCAAATCCTTTAATACCtcatctctttatatatatatatatatatgattaatttttcttatgCCAATCTTCATTTGtcccatatttttttaatatgtttCTAATTACGAAAGGAATTTCCTGATCACAGATTGTTAACACACTTTGTACCAGTCTTGTAAAGAACATGATTCTATCTCACAACAGAGAtcaaaacagaaaaaaaaaaaaaagaaagaaataaatcatatgTAAAGAGGTGATTTATTTAGAGAATTAAGCATGAAATtagttattaatatataagttagagttttattagttaaaaagtatataaaagagGAAGCAACTAACTATTACATCTGTCTTGATATAAGTAGtagaatatattaaatctATTATTAACTCTCTTTCATAGTATATTATCTCTGTAAATACAATAAGACATGAACAAGCTCGCATGGCGTAATGGCAACGCGTCTGACTTCTAATCAGAAGATTCTGGGTTCGACCCCCAGTGTGagtgttttatttttcatccCCCTgcaaaaaactttttaccaaaaaaaaacaaagtaTTGTCATTAAAGACGAATAGTCATCCATAATCGAAACTGCTTTAGAAATTATAACATACCAATATAGACAATAGAATATGTACatgaatattat
It contains:
- the SIT4 gene encoding type 2A-related serine/threonine-protein phosphatase SIT4 (similar to Saccharomyces cerevisiae YDL047W | SIT4 | Suppressor of Initiation of Transcription), whose protein sequence is MTGPDEWLEKIKKCQPLTEHEMKQLCELCKELLMEESNIQPVKTPVTVCGDIHGQFHDLLELFRTSGGFPNENINYVFLGDYVDRGYYSLETFTLLMCLKVKYPNRMTLVRGNHESRQITQVYGFYEECLNKYGSTTVWKYCCQVFDFLTLAAIIDGKILCVHGGLSPEIRMLDQIRVLSRAQEVPHEGGFSDLLWSDPDNVESWQVSPRGAGWLFGSKVAREFNYVNGLQLIARAHQLVMEGFKYHFPKKDVVTVWSAPNYCYRCGNVASVMKVDEDLDPTFKIFSAVQEDEAAGAGSPGGSGNNGNSMVNNNRGGYFL